A window of the Parabacteroides merdae ATCC 43184 genome harbors these coding sequences:
- a CDS encoding efflux RND transporter periplasmic adaptor subunit, translating to MDKQMLRTTITQLRQIALFAVGVSLLTACGNNQSGMKLGDNEFAVLAVNSTTSDQTTSYPATIRGTQDIEVRPQVSGFIVKLCVDEGATVRKGQALFQIDPTQYAAAVGQAKAAVEMAKANVATLTLTEKNKKALFDQKIISDFEYQTAVNQLMSAKASLAQAEASLVSANQNLSFCTVTSPSNGVVGTFPYRIGSLVSPSVSQPLTTVSEINDVYVYFSMTEKELLRLTRAGGTLKEQLEKMPAVRLQLSDGTTYQSEGKIDAVSGVIDQSTGSVSMRAVFPNDKNILRSGGTGNIIFPYTMDGIIIIPQSATVEIQDKKFVFVLQADNSVKNTEIQISNLDDGKNYLVTNGLKSGDKIVIEGVQNLHDGQAIQPITPEQQKAKYDQALKDQNEGNLKTAFN from the coding sequence ATGGATAAACAAATGTTGAGAACTACTATTACCCAATTAAGGCAAATTGCATTGTTTGCAGTAGGGGTATCTTTATTAACCGCTTGCGGGAACAATCAAAGCGGTATGAAGTTAGGGGATAATGAATTTGCTGTCCTTGCTGTCAATTCGACAACGAGCGACCAGACAACATCCTATCCGGCGACGATCAGAGGAACGCAGGATATTGAGGTACGCCCCCAGGTTTCGGGTTTTATCGTTAAGTTATGTGTGGATGAAGGAGCAACAGTTCGTAAAGGGCAGGCTTTGTTCCAGATCGATCCGACCCAGTATGCTGCTGCGGTCGGACAGGCAAAAGCGGCTGTCGAGATGGCTAAAGCCAATGTCGCTACTTTGACCCTGACCGAAAAGAATAAAAAGGCTTTGTTCGATCAGAAGATTATCAGTGATTTTGAGTATCAGACAGCGGTCAACCAGCTTATGTCTGCCAAGGCAAGCCTGGCTCAGGCAGAAGCATCTTTGGTAAGCGCAAATCAGAATTTATCTTTCTGTACGGTGACAAGCCCGTCGAATGGCGTTGTCGGTACATTTCCGTACCGTATCGGAAGTCTGGTCAGCCCTTCTGTTTCGCAGCCGTTGACAACCGTATCCGAAATCAACGACGTGTATGTTTATTTTTCTATGACGGAGAAAGAGCTGCTGCGTCTGACAAGAGCCGGGGGCACTTTGAAAGAACAGCTGGAAAAGATGCCGGCTGTCCGCTTGCAGCTGTCTGACGGCACAACTTATCAGTCGGAAGGCAAGATCGATGCCGTTAGCGGTGTAATCGACCAGTCAACCGGCTCTGTCAGCATGCGTGCTGTTTTCCCGAATGATAAAAATATATTGAGAAGCGGCGGTACCGGCAACATCATATTCCCATACACGATGGATGGGATTATTATTATCCCTCAGTCCGCTACTGTCGAAATCCAGGACAAAAAGTTTGTTTTCGTCTTGCAGGCGGACAATTCCGTGAAGAATACGGAGATTCAGATCTCTAATCTGGATGACGGGAAGAATTACCTGGTGACAAATGGTTTGAAATCCGGTGACAAAATCGTGATTGAAGGCGTACAGAACCTCCATGACGGCCAGGCTATCCAGCCGATCACGCCGGAACAGCAGAAAGCGAAATATGATCAGGCCTTGAAAGATCAGAACGAAGGTAATCTGAAGACCGCTTTTAATTAA